In Diceros bicornis minor isolate mBicDic1 chromosome 38, mDicBic1.mat.cur, whole genome shotgun sequence, the sequence agctcacagtctagaggggaaatggacaaaagcaaagacatgagaaagaaaagagcaagtgctgtagagaaacacatcagggggctgtgagggagggctgggcgtcactgggtaggagggtctgaaagacctctctagggtgacattttctgggaccggaatgacaagagggagtcagccttgcacaagtctgggagcagtgtgtcagggagatggcaccactggtcctgagtctcacaggcagaagtgagtttggccagaggatgttagaaaggtggccaatgcaactggagggaggctgggagaagagaacaggagctagggtggaaggtagggccagggcctggtaggctgtgttcgttacctttccctctctgacttcattgcccctaaccttgcatttcaaaacaacaaatgttgacaatctcacaatttgtgtggatcagcaatcaggcatgttttagctgggtgcctctgtctcagtgagtttaacagattggggctgtggcctcaactgaggctcgactaggggaggactggcccacaagttcactctcagccttcagaattcattttgtattgagagcctgagttcctttctgtctgttggcccaggcactcccttgcttctctcttcaatgtgcctccacattgggcagccccaatacaccggtatttgattcctcacttccagggatttgacagagtgagagagagagagatggcacatgagagagggagtaagaggaagtgagagacatttttagttaaaatttagacaagacatcccatcactttggctcttattatgttcagaagccagttactaacctctttgtggttccacggggaagtgtataacatgggtggggcttactgggtaccactgtggaggctgcccacctcataggccaagatgaggcacttcggtctcattctccataaaacaggaaacaattgaatggttttatgccacagatggcaatatctgaatttccattagttgcaaccccctcatggtgttgacctgaaaatgaggccaagttggaagtgactgtcccaatatcacattcttggagcccaggcctgttttgagtggtgttctgtactacatcccacccctccttgttattcttccatctctaagtttgtgccttaggtacatgtgacaccagcccacaggggtaatagatattatctcatatacaccgggtgatgtccctaggaagtagattctagcttgATTCCCATGGTGCatgtttagagactggggaggacctgagaggcacagggactatcccaggatgaagaaatagtaaggaaaaggaggtctgcattcatctctgtctcctcaaaactaggtccctagttaggtttccagggacctgtgggtagggctatgtggtctcattgtgtacagttcaagagatgacgtggggtcatagacctcaacagatcttagaactctggtaaccaggcacccacattgcccCATCCAcctcacttgattggagacagtcaacaggcaaagatgttttgttgttgtttcccaacttttggaggatctgggctcaaaaaatcccagaaagagaatctttttggtagttggcgatgttggctcagccttaattcttgacgcctctgggcatctggcaggaggctgtgaaaggtaacacggggcagcccaggggaggctagtgcaggccagggcacagctgtgatcccacctgatcagccccacaccccttgcccctctttgtgtgtgtgtgtgtgtgtgcatgtgtctgtgaggaggagagaaggcaggacataaggggcgggtcattcctgagcaggtgctggttgttaggtgtcggaaacctaacAGCTAGGTCATGTTCATACTTcaggccatgcctggcagcatgagaaggtgagcaccTCTACTCATATTGTTACCGAGCActagaggattcatctccttccctccctgaccagagttctttgcagagatgcccctctgtgcctgaactgaggaacagatattctcttggtggttggccccagtggcagtgtgcaggcagcccctgatttcttctggcccagttcccaggcagtctttgcagaactccactcattaGGTTGTCGAGtaactgcccaatggtttcaactccacaaactcactagacaaggggcaggtacatgaggccacccacactttccagtgctgctctgagatgagagcaggagcagagggtctccacactcaggagcttgagatgatgaggttggactagaactagggagGGACCAGACTCAGGCTGTCCCTTTttgaagctaaaggggatgtacatgaatgtcaccttgcctggctaggagatgagctgccgtgaccctcttacccttgtccggtgtgagcttctggaggccactgaggcagagccagatggtaagggggactgcaggctgggtattcctggaagggagtgggatctttcttgtgtttagaaggtcacatggaaagtcagctatgtgggtgaatctttgtttttatcccactccagcgtcagctgctgagctccagccagcggcagaagaagagcagtgggcagtggtggaggtagagctggctccagctccgttgacaccaccccctctagcactggagccagtgtcccctccaccagcagtgttggaggtggagcaagggccaacatgggctccagcaggagtaggAGCTGCTTAGctagagtcacctggaccatcatttctagtgagaagtccatctccacctgtggctcttaaggagcgtgagaagcttaatctcatggccttccctcctaagctggtggtggagcagtttaccatgatggatgcggtgagcagctgggctttcagggtggtgtggggcaggccttccctctgctatcgttgccccagacctgatccagactcctatgatctgggcccaaatccaggctccaccctttaccaatcataagacctgggcaactttctgaacacccaagcctttgctgtccacctgcagaccgtggaggtggacattaagaggacctgttgcacagagtgactgtgccaactccatgaggtagaagagatggaaagctgggtgggccctggcccatctgtgcagggaagggctcactgtgtacagcctggaccctggtggcccaaccgtctgctcaggagtctcaacagcctcaggacttattagacgcctgatgtgtactccactacaagggagacagacaaggcctgtgggtgtagctgccacgcggggatgtgcatcagaatgtggagtgggaccagaggggggatcagggtattggaagatgcccccttgggatgagcctagttgagccaccatctggagcttggagttagccagcacgggctgggttcaaatgcccctctcccttccctgccagtattgggtcctgggtcatcctgtgctgggtgtcctcagtggacagagaagaaaagccagggactgtcacaaggctcaggccacatcctgagctttctgagctccagctctaaactgtgactcctgtgtgggactttgggggctgtaggcacagacctggggtgtggcagggctcggtgacactccccctgttctccaggagctcttccagaaggtggtgtccTCTCCgtgtctgggctccacctggggcaagaggaacaagcccggcaatgagcaccagacacccaacgtccaggccaccgtcgaccacgtcagaagggtggccagcttcgtcatcatcccctgcctcggggacccgagcaagacagcccaggacagggtgagggtggtggagcgctggatccaggtggcccaggtgtgctgtgggaggcccagtggagcccctctctgaagccttgggaactgcctctccacatttatcagctcccaggattgcagtgtgtggtctaagcccctgcacagtccctaggaccttcctgccaggggcccgctgactttaactccaggtcccagtgagaagatgctcacttcctacctggctccttccctgggttgagctaaaatcctgctccctgtgagtgttactctttgggtcctaaatgtgcccttctgggactccctgagcatctgtctcatccaggaggggagatttaaatagaagggtactgaagctagagcaagctgggctacagtgccccacctcacagctcattctcttcccttccccaggagttcgagatcctgaagaacttcttctcGTCCTGCACTGTcaactctgctctgcagaaaaccttcacaagccacctgaagaacacacgggggaagtttcccggtgggtaggcctctctccataggaggaccagggtggatgggggatctcttgtatgtctgccattggcccctcagtcagctgggaactcctgggaggcagcaaatgctggggacagggcctgggcctcggcagggggtctctaaACCTTCCGGGGTCCTtaatgcaccagttctgctttagGACTCGGCTTCCCTAAGTGTCAGGTACTAAGTTGAGccaaattggagattttcaagtgtttatagcaacagaaccccatgcccagttgaaactcaaagcagtcaaaacagagctgttCTGTAgaactggggagtggagaccccagtgaccaacaggagagccccctcccagtaccatgagaccttagcgctcagaggagcccagtgagaacactccttcaggcagtttgaatctcttgggtttgcaaagaaaagggatttgcattcagacccctcacattattcctaaatttatccctcgttctttcccctcccctgagagagagctctgaaaatcttaaggaactcaatagtcaagacaagtccttgagcagagaactgatgatcaaggtagagtggaggctgggggtctggaaagagaggaggggtgcggaggaggggcactgggcaggctgtggttttgatagtttctcccttgaactttctctgaaacattcccgtctatctcatccagattaacaagcagagggatctgttctgcccatgggcaggtggggtgccatttgtgggcgggaggccctggtcatgagacacaatggtgttggctgggctgttccaggaggagttgccgagctggcgccatcaacaggtctctggcttccatgtatgtccatcctgctggatgtagcttcttccaggctgttgggtggttggggtgggtttagccctcagcctaaacctatcctcaggaagccaggaccctgctgctccttctatcttcaccacatctccaaggggctgcatcctgcctgccccagggatgtgcgtggcagaggattcccatggcccaggtggaaaaacaggctgctcatcctcaggtgagagatgtgtgtgcattctgggactccccactggacccctagagcagtcacttcacttgaa encodes:
- the LOC131399513 gene encoding ral-GDS-related protein-like, translating into MAFPPKLVVEQFTMMDAELFQKVVSSPCLGSTWGKRNKPGNEHQTPNVQATVDHVRRVASFVIIPCLGDPSKTAQDRVRVVERWIQVAQVCCGRPSGAPL